The following proteins are co-located in the Phaeodactylum tricornutum CCAP 1055/1 chromosome 2, whole genome shotgun sequence genome:
- a CDS encoding predicted protein, with translation MEGSQSIFMAHQSLLDFASQWTASGSELNDWPMLEEFVLTDSFQNLTDQKRLSFCGLHGFLNHMSVLWITPACFIMSSSVYYNLDRAGLLLGGYLMCAQIGVPHSRSPHNLINSERILIFSTFWEHARLVVDDLVALLQKDAPDFVFLVKGFGFPMSYPISQNVFLRLVRKGGSVSKLYLSGSLWSVEQSQCIASAGLQSLYLGHATRFVDGGKSLVNSLDTSSSSRLIKFKAHFCELSHEAWLAFSVYLQQTRSLRILKLQGLTRSDSCAVLQYLSVNTSLEYIDLSQSNVPTAILKQIVQCRTLRKFRYCCRGFPPGLIMGLLSNKSLNELNVSSQIHNQFSDKEFDQLIHAISNHPSLKILSLKMLGKQPIYRSKKLLELVQENKVLETIEISAEDWDTTILHQVYCHLRMNKYRARGIAFFHETFETRLAALDFTLRELISIEKKEILPHLLFVYLQQHCDVLDLKSRLLS, from the coding sequence ATGGAAGGAAGCCAGTCCATATTTATGGCTCACCAAAGTCTTCTCGATTTCGCATCGCAGTGGACAGCGTCGGGGAGTGAATTGAACGACTGGCCAATGCTCGAAGAGTTTGTTCTGACAGATAGCTTCCAAAACTTGACGGATCAAAAGAGGCTTTCATTTTGTGGCCTTCATGGCTTTCTCAACCACATGTCTGTTCTCTGGATAACTCCTGCTTGTTTCATAATGTCTTCCTCTGTCTACTATAATTTGGATAGAGCTGGGCTGCTTCTTGGCGGGTACCTAATGTGTGCTCAGATTGGTGTTCCGCACTCCAGGAGTCCTCACAATCTCATCAATTCAGAGCGAATCCTTATCTTTTCCACGTTTTGGGAACACGCTCGCTTGGTGGTGGATGATCTGGTAGCTTTGCTGCAGAAAGATGCGCCGGACTTCGTTTTTTTGGTGAAGGGATTTGGCTTTCCGATGTCCTATCCGATATCTCAAAATGTTTTTCTTCGCCTGGTACGGAAAGGAGGCTCGGTATCCAAGCTCTATTTATCTGGAAGTCTTTGGTCTGTGGAGCAATCTCAATGCATTGCTTCTGCAGGTCTACAAAGTCTATATCTAGGTCATGCAACTAGATTTGTGGATGGAGGCAAATCTCTTGTGAATTCGCTCGACACAAGCTCATCTTCGAGACTCATAAAATTTAAGGCGCATTTCTGTGAACTATCTCATGAGGCATGGCTTGCGTTTAGTGTGTACTTGCAGCAAACAAGGTCGCTTCGTATACTGAAGTTGCAAGGACTGACAAGGTCCGATTCCTGTGCCGTTCTGCAGTATTTGAGTGTCAATACAAGTCTCGAGTACATTGATTTGTCCCAAAGCAATGTACCTACCGCCATTCTTAAACAAATAGTACAGTGCCGGACGCTCCGAAAGTTTCGTTACTGCTGCCGTGGATTCCCTCCCGGCCTGATTATGGGATTACTCTCAAACAAAAGTTTGAACGAACTCAATGTATCGTCTCAGATTCACAATCAGTTCTCAGACAAAGAATTTGATCAATTGATACATGCCATATCCAATCATCCTAGCCTCAAAATTCTTTCCCTCAAAATGCTGGGGAAGCAACCAATCTATCGAAGCAAAAAGCTGCTTGAACTTGTtcaagaaaacaaagttcTCGAGACTATCGAAATATCTGCGGAGGACTGGGACACCACAATACTTCATCAGGTCTACTGTCATCTGAGGATGAACAAGTATCGCGCACGTGGCATTGCTTTTTTTCATGAAACGTTTGAGACTCGGCTTGCTGCGCTTGATTTTACTTTGCGCGAATTGATTTCCATAGAAAAGAAAGAGATCTTGCCACACTTGCTCTTTGTCTACCTGCAGCAACATTGTGACGTACTGGATTTGAAGTCTCGATTGCTTTCCTGA
- a CDS encoding predicted protein, with amino-acid sequence MTDVIDGTGDVSPALALAAPTIQGGLTPEAARLFRVYRTIANMLDKRGYMVPKTLREITPSAFKERFGEYPSRENLTILVEKADDDTNQLFIFFPEDEKVGVKPIKVYTDRMRAESVSNAIIILRVDITPFAKQAVQEMSDSFRIEHFKESELLVDITKHQLVPVHQVLTPNEKNELLKRYRLKDSQLPRIQSNDPVARYYGMRRGQVVKIIRPSETAGRYVTYRICM; translated from the coding sequence ATGACCGATGTAATTGATGGAACAGGAGACGTCAGCCCAGCGCTGGCGCTTGCAGCCCCAACGATCCAAGGTGGTCTCACTCCGGAGGCTGCAAGATTGTTCCGGGTATATCGCACGATTGCAAACATGCTTGACAAGCGTGGTTATATGGTACCGAAGACACTTCGGGAGATCACCCCATCGGCATTTAAAGAGCGATTTGGCGAATATCCAAGTAGAGAGAATCTCACAATTCTGGTCGAAAAAGCCGACGATGACACAAACCAGCTTTTCATATTCTTTCCTGAAGACGAAAAGGTAGGAGTGAAGCCAATAAAGGTGTACACTGATCGTATGCGTGCGGAGTCTGTGTCGAACGCCATTATAATTCTTCGGGTAGATATAACCCCATTTGCGAAACAAGCGGTTCAAGAGATGAGTGACTCGTTCCGTATCGAGCACTTTAAGGAATCGGAGCTGCTGGTTGATATCACGAAGCATCAGCTTGTTCCTGTGCATCAAGTTTTGACTCCTAATGAGAAGAATGAATTGCTGAAACGATACCGACTGAAGGACAGTCAGCTTCCTAGAATTCAATCCAACGACCCAGTCGCGCGCTACTACGGAATGAGACGGGGCCAAGTGGTAAAAATTATTCGACCGTCGGAAACTGCCGGTCGCTACGTCACATATAGAATCTGCATGTAG
- a CDS encoding predicted protein, whose amino-acid sequence MPTTLECVLMRKCKVKKGEARKLVALGQKSGGKSDSVEWSVDLEKECIRIHKERQHQKKEYNRFEGLSPFLAWKVQQHEKEFNTTVEIKPLHIRSCASSMSRPRLRTSPERRSPRRIATGQTKKIQRGELAMVVSPPPLHASETNHLPSRPRNSESSIASESSTSELSSLSVNSATPVERQHQWRVRSVSPPFSHKSRPTCLHCLESPENVTNSPGAEEDTVSYLLPPSGIHGQLQSPTKRLAKLAADMSIVSPLVRSKKMSFAASEFTTLEMTLRSPVHRRRRRRGSRRPTRRGTLLSIQDSDSTNSRGESSISSQGSDSIHSYRSFNLTDSGDEGIESRAQNCATALLGRFMMKLIGSKEVMLIADNALGSGPPEDETENDPPKLLGISDSEYESDAMYESDTLSLEDYDFFGDDGSLDSSGATAECNSVDRNSALLPMPTLEAPEDHEYVIDKPPPSHRQTELNDDSEDASVSRHSRNHTRLDRPGPYLMRAHQMPLQRTTSLDGFGDLHLSRQGRLQNRRGKNFAVNQPQRASSFDGHGELGLSTSSDKRKRRKSVADKAKQKAPSHEYEDLNLSSHSQTEHIKKGRKRDAV is encoded by the coding sequence ATGCCTACTACGTTAGAATGTGTACTTATGCGCAAGTGCAAAGTCAAAAAAGGTGAAGCAAGAAAGCTTGTTGCGTTGGGACAAAAAAGCGGTGGCAAGAGTGATTCCGTTGAGTGGAGCGTCGATCTTGAGAAGGAATGTATACGGATTCATAAAGAACGACAGCACCAGAAGAAGGAATATAACAGATTCGAAGGGCTTTCGCCGTTTCTAGCTTGGAAAGTTCAACAGCATGAAAAAGAGTTCAATACCACCGTGGAAATCAAGCCCCTTCACATTCGAAGCTGCGCCTCCTCGATGTCCAGACCACGACTACGGACATCGCCTGAGAGAAGATCACCTCGAAGAATAGCCACCGGGCAAACCAAAAAGATTCAAAGAGGGGAATTGGCTATGGTAGTGAGCCCTCCTCCTCTCCATGCATCGGAAACGAATCACTTGCCATCGCGACCAAGAAATTCCGAAAGCTCCATTGCCAGTGAAAGCTCGACTTCGGAGCTTTCGTCGTTATCGGTGAATTCTGCCACACCCGTTGAACGACAACACCAGTGGCGCGTACGAAGTGTCTCGCCACCCTTCAGTCACAAATCTCGTCCGACTTGTCTCCATTGTCTCGAGTCGCCCGAAAACGTAACGAATAGCCCAGGTGCCGAAGAGGATACTGTCTCGTATCTTTTACCTCCTTCTGGAATTCATGGCCAGCTTCAATCTCCGACAAAACGTCTGGCGAAACTTGCTGCCGATATGAGCATCGTTAGTCCATTGGTTCGATCGAAGAAAATGAGCTTTGCAGCGAGCGAATTCACAACTCTTGAAATGACACTGAGATCACCTgttcatcgtcgacgacggcgtcgtgGATCACGTCGGCCTACCAGAAGAGGTACATTACTTTCAATACAGGACTCCGACTCAACTAATTCGAGAGGAGAAAGCTCGATAAGTTCCCAAGGATCGGACTCCATTCATTCCTATCGATCCTTCAATCTAACTGATTCGGGAGACGAAGGTATTGAGTCCAGGGCCCAAAATTGCGCAACAGCCCTGCTCGGTAGATTCATGATGAAGCTTATTGGCTCTAAAGAGGTTATGCTCATTGCTGACAATGCCCTAGGATCTGGTCCTCCTGAGGACGAAACCGAAAACGATCCACCGAAATTACTGGGAATCAGTGATAGTGAGTACGAAAGTGATGCGATGTACGAAAGTGATACTCTGTCTCTCGAAGACTATGACTTTTTCGGAGATGACGGTAGTCTCGACAGTAGTGGAGCTACAGCAGAATGTAATAGTGTTGACCGAAACAGTGCCCTCCTACCGATGCCAACACTTGAAGCACCCGAGGATCACGAATACGTAATAGACAAGCCCCCACCCTCTCACCGACAGACAGAGCTGAACGATGACAGCGAAGACGCTAGTGTATCTAGACATAGCCGGAATCATACGAGACTAGATAGACCCGGGCCGTATCTGATGAGAGCCCATCAAATGCCTCTTCAACGGACGACTTCTCTTGATGGTTTTGGCGATCTGCACTTATCCAGGCAGGGGCGATTGCAAAATAGACGAGGAAAAAACTTTGCTGTGAACCAGCCCCAACGCGCATCGTCTTTTGATGGACACGGTGAGCTAGGTCTTTCTACCTCCAGTGATAAGCggaaacgacgaaagagtGTGGCCGACAAGGCAAAACAAAAAGCGCCTTCCCACGAATACGAAGATCTCAACCTTTCGTCGCATAGTCAAACAGAGCACATCAAGAAAGGACGAAAGAGGGATGCTGTCTAA
- a CDS encoding predicted protein, whose amino-acid sequence MTSKPPHPMDDESIVDPLQCPPLRWGLIGCGRVSHDFTQALKHLPSASVVACSARDENRAKEFADKHGISKAYGDYERLIADKDVDIIYVGNLHAFRRSVGERCLKANKHVLLEKPFACTALDASYLIGLAKERNLFLMEGMWTRFFPAFEQARRIAFGSNEGESILGEVVSVFSDFNFNASDSEIYPSSFVYNRKLGGGASLLTGPYPIAAATAFFPASTPDNIKVVGQVDELTEGSIDSSTAECTPKLPGSGVATLSYGMLGESVEETTVVGTKGRLTIKTPGHCPTKLIVSLKSTGRAAASQTIEFDFPLPKDTDDIKTAGGFVYPNSAGFCYEAAAVARCIASGKTEAPQYTLAETMLEMEILDEVRKQL is encoded by the exons ATGACGTCAAAGCCGCCCCATCCGATGGACGACGAGTCTATTGTAGACCCTCTACAGTGTCCGCCTCTTCGCTGGGGGCTTATCGGTTGCGGCCGCGTTTCGCATGACTTTACACAAGCACTAAAGCACCTTCCATCAGCAAGCGTCGTTGCTTGTTCTGCACGAGATGAGAATAGAGCGAAAGAATTTGCCGATAAACATGGAATTTCGAAGGCGTATGGAGATTACGAAAGGCTAATTGCAGATAAGGACGTTGACATTATC TACGTTGGGAATCTACACGCTTTTCGTCGCTCTGTTGGAGAGCGCTGTTTGAAAGCGAACAAGCACGTCCTCCTGGAGAAGCCGTTTGCATGTACGGCCTTAGATGCTTCATATTTGATTGGCCTTGCGAAGGAGAGAAATTTGTTCCTAATGGAGG GAATGTGGACGCGTTTCTTTCCTGCGTTTGAACAAGCTCGGCGTATTGCTTTTGGCTCGAATGAGGGCGAAAGTATTTTAGGTGAAGTTGTGTCTGTCTTCTCAGATTTTAACTTCAATGCTTCGGATTCGGAAATTTATCCCAGCTCATTTGTCTACAATAGAAAGTTAGGAGGAGGTGCTAGTCTATTGACGGGGCCATATCCCATTGCGGCAGCGACAGCTTTTTTTCCTGCTTCAACTCCGGACAACATAAAAGTTGTTGGACAAGTCGATGAATTAACTGAG GGCAGCATTGACAGCAGCACCGCTGAATGTACTCCGAAACTGCCGGGAAGTGGCGTGGCTACTCTAAGCTACGGAATGCTTGGTGAGAGCGTTGAAGAAACTACCGTTGTTGGTACGAAAGGTCGTTTGACGATCAAAACTCCTGGTCATTGTCCTACGAAGCTGATTGTGTCCTTGAAATCCACCGGAAGAGCTGCTGCTTCCCAGACGATTGAGTTTGATTTCCCTCTACCCAAGGACACGGATGATATCAAGACAGCGGGCGGATTCGTGTACCCAAATAGTGCAGGCTTTTGCTACGAGGCTGCGGCTGTGGCGCGCTGCATAGCGTCGGGAAAAACCGAGGCGCCACAGTATACCCTAGCTGAGACGATGTTAGAGATGGAAATTTTAGATGAAGTTCGTAAGCAACTC
- a CDS encoding predicted protein — protein sequence MKPTFTGGSLCFKGDTKAKKKKRKSKHDFQEEKNAKSQTEAAGDEELTNAEKKAEEKRIERERQDLKNIAKKSHRERVEEFNERLGSQTEHNDIPRVSAAGNG from the exons ATGAAGCCCACTTTCACTGGAGGTTCTCTCTGCTTCAAAGGCGATACgaaagccaagaaaaagaaaagaaaatccaaGCACGACTTTCAAGAGGAAAAAAACGCTAAAT CTCAAACTGAAGCTGCTGGTGACGAAGAATTAACAAATGCCGAAAAGAAGGCTGAGGAAAAGCGGATAGAACGCGAGCGTCAGGATCTAAAAAACATTGCCAAAAAAAGTCATCGAGAGCGTGTTGAAGAGTTTAATGAAAGGTTAGGAAGCCAAACAGAGCACAACGATATTCCAAGAGTGAGCGCAGCAGGGAACGGCTGA
- a CDS encoding predicted protein — protein MAGKRTILGQDPAILLALIANVLSWLVRTLTPSLLPRLLPKCAQEEDDPERSGGRLRTQCVSIGRPGGVEQLRIVALKPGIVTCGYNVEGQNIPFSVPLVQDEDIPKDCVVLCNDSFSVNYADCCIRWGLYESAKQYVGYPIVPGFDVAGTVEKIGRNVTEFQPGDKVFGCSLFGAYSSKVLVPEIQLRKVVNGMSFSEAASLPAVSLTALYALHLAGHFPNSSGLRNKAILIHSAAGGVGSMLVQMSKLLGLSPVVGVVGQSSKVDEAKRLGCDYVIDKGSQNLWSEAEKVSPAGYSTIMDSNGVSTLSQSYAHLAMTGRLIVFGFHTNLPMGKDALSPLEWLRMARKMRVMPTFDPMEMGASNRSVLAFNLSFFADEDAMVSELFDQVWKWLDEGALKCPRVVVMAMTQVDEAHDLIQSGASIGKIVLKTS, from the coding sequence ATGGCCGGAAAACGAACCATTTTGGGGCAGGACCCCGCCATTCTATTGGCACTCATAGCCAATGTTCTTTCATGGCTTGTGCGTACCCTCACACCGTCACTGCTTCCCCGACTGCTACCAAAATGTGCgcaggaagaagacgatccCGAACGTTCCGGCGGTCGTTTGCGAACCCAATGTGTTTCTATCGGTCGTCCTGGTGGCGTGGAACAGCTTCGTATTGTAGCTTTGAAGCCGGGTATTGTAACTTGTGGATACAATGTGGAGGGTCAAAATATTCCATTTTCGGTGCCACTCGTTCAAGACGAAGATATCCCAAAAGACTGTGTCGTCCTTTGCAATGATTCGTTCTCTGTCAACTACGCTGATTGCTGTATCCGTTGGGGACTGTACGAAAGTGCGAAGCAATACGTCGGCTATCCTATTGTACCAGGTTTCGATGTAGCCGGAACAGTGGAAAAGATTGGTCGGAATGTCACAGAGTTTCAACCGGGGGACAAGGTCTTCGGCTGTAGTCTTTTTGGTGCATACAGTTCAAAGGTACTTGTTCCGGAAATTCAGTTACGAAAAGTTGTCAATGGAATGTCGTTTTCGGAGGCCGCTTCCCTTCCAGCTGTTTCCCTGACTGCACTTTACGCCCTACATTTGGCTGGCCATTTTCCCAATTCCAGTGGCTTACGCAATAAAGCCATTCTAATCCACTCTGCCGCTGGAGGGGTTGGATCCATGTTGGTCCAGATGTCCAAGTTACTCGGCTTGTCACCagttgttggtgttgtcgGACAGTCATCGAAAGTAGACGAGGCCAAAAGGCTTGGTTGCGACTATGTGATTGATAAGGGCTCTCAAAATTTGTGGTCGGAAGCCGAAAAAGTATCACCGGCCGGATATTCTACTATTATGGATTCCAATGGTGTATCGACTCTGTCACAATCTTACGCTCATTTAGCAATGACTGGCCGACTGATCGTGTTTGGATTTCACACCAATCTCCCCATGGGAAAGGATGCCCTCTCACCGCTTGAATGGCTTCGTATGGCTCGGAAAATGAGAGTCATGCCTACGTTTGATCCTATGGAGATGGGAGCAAGTAACAGATCCGTGCTCGCATTCAATCTGTCGTTCTTTGCAGATGAGGATGCGATGGTGTCAGAATTGTTCGACCAAGTCTGGAAGTGGTTGGATGAAGGTGCACTGAAGTGCCCTCGCGTTGTCGTCATGGCAATGACCCAAGTAGATGAAGCACATGATCTCATTCAGAGCGGGGCTAGTATTGGCAAGATCGTTTTGAAGACATCCTAA
- the RFC3 gene encoding predicted protein (DNA replication factor C subunit RFC3. Hightly closed to the Thalassiosira protein thaps1 132932.), whose product MLWVDKYRPVKLDDLSYHDTISQRLSSLASNPESMPHLFFYGPAGAGKKTRITALLGSLYGPGASRLKLDKRTFTTPTKRTVELNMITSNYHIEISPGDAGLNDRFVIQDVIKEMASNKNVGASATSSERKSGAATFKTVVLVEVDRLSRQAQAALRRTMEKYASTCRLILVCNNQSKVIEPVRSRCLGIRVAAPTEDEICKVLKSVSINESFMLPDELAINIARESSRNVRRAILMLEACYVQKRGALTKDQPVQKTDWELYINQLAVEITREQTPQRLMAAREKLYELLVNCIPANVIIKTLAKELMKNLDDSLKREVIEWAAFYEHRISLGSKEIFHLEAFVAKFMAVYKKYLNDLFA is encoded by the exons ATGCTTTGGGTCGACAAATATCGCCCTGTGAAGTTGGATGATCTGTCTTACCATGATACGATTTCGCAACGCCTTTCGTCGCTCGCTTCAAACCCCGAATCCATGCCGCATCTGTTCTTCTACGGACCCGCCGGCGCCGGTAAAAAGACACGCATCACCGCACTTCTCGGATCGCTGTACGGGCCTGGGGCGTCTCGACTAAAGCTGGATAAGAGGACCTTTacgacgccgacgaagcGAACAGTTGAACTGAATATGATAACCAGCAACTACCATATCGAAATTAGCCCGGGCGATGCTGGGCTAAACGACCGCTTCGTTATTCAAGATGTTATCAAGGAAATGGCTTCGAATAAAAACGTAGGTGCCAGCGCTACTAGCTCTGAGCGGAAATCAGGGGCTGCGACATTCAAAACGGTCGTCCTGGTCGAAGTAGACCGTTTGAGTCGACAAGCCCAGGCTGCCTTGCGTCGTACAATGGAAAAGTATGCCAGCACCTGCCGCTTGATCTTGGTCTGTAATAATCAGAGCAAAGTTATCGAACCGGTTCGCAGTCGCTGTCTTGGGATTCGAGTAGCAGCGCCGACGGAAGACGAG ATATGCAAAGTCCTGAAGAGCGTTTCGATAAACGAATCTTTCATGTTACCGGACGAACTAGCGATCAATATAGCTCGCGAGTCGTCTCGCAATGTGCGTCGCGCGATACTTATGCTAGAAGCTTGCTACGTTCAAAAGCGAGGTGCGCTTACTAAGGACCAACCTGTCCAGAAAACAGACTGGGAACTTTACATCAACCAACTAGCCGTGGAAATTACACGCGAACAAACACCACAGCGTTTAATGGCTGCGAGGGAGAAATTGTACGAGCTTTTGGTAAACTGTATTCCTGCAAATGTGATCATCAAGACTCTTGCGAAGGAACTCATGAAGAATCTTGATGATAGCTTGAAGCGAGAAGTAATTGAATGGGCCGCATTCTACGAGCACCGAATTTCTTTGGGAAGCAAAGAAATTTTTCACTTGGAAGCTTTCGTTGCCAAGTTCATGGCGGTTTACAAGAAGTATCTCAACGACCTTTTTGCGTAA
- a CDS encoding predicted protein has protein sequence MSGYYDDLSADESVGGDSSDSEIDETDIQAHIRSMVCSTPSPQKLLAPTVAQKRPRDRETISRVIIHLDIDCFYCQCEKLDRNLADDRPFAIGQKHIIVTCNYAARKMGVGKLESRESAIRKCPSLLILEGSDLERYRVYGRNVYMAFRRACQQLGGKKMAVCKGSMDEMMVDLTHVDFLANTRENGNSLDQVYVYGSRSGEATTLTEDQTGATATVVYDKTASRDTKETRLVRKQYFEAASMALAIQNQILEQTGFTTTLGVSNSPMLAKIASGLRKPATVNILYPWDATELLAGMPLRKVSGFGRRMMYALHPSLESYYGSLIPTARSKSSPCWTCSDLLRIPVEEVASCLCTVNGLEEKASHVALELLEKCKGIDSSKVIDDDGGLSKTVSVENSFRRGTVRTLNDLNHELLSLCKRLPRLLDERLNCSPFPKRAFPRTLRVTVRFVSSLRQQDDKAHSHTRSKQTALDGYAFLCKQNNTAQAAFLIQNASPMVKTLVQGSTGRINVTRMNLAVCNFSDLEDLSTPPT, from the exons ATGTCTGGATATTACGATGACTTGTCCGCCGATGAAAGCGTCGGCGGCGATAGTAGCGATAGTGAAATCGACGAAACCGACATTCAAGCACACATCCGGAGTATGGTATGCTCAACGCCGTCTCCCCAGAAGCTTCTGGCACCCACCGTGGCCCAGAAACGACCCCGGGACAGGGAAACTATTTCGAGAGTCATTATTCATTTGGACATTGATTGTTTCTATTGCCAATGCGAAAAATTGGACCGAAATTTGGCGGATGATCGACCGTTTGCAATCGGGCAAAAGCACATTATCGTAACGTGTAACTACGCTGCGAGGAAAATGGGTGTCGGCAAGCTCGAGTCGCGGGAAAGTGCAATCCGAAAATGTCCATCTCTGTTAATATTGGAAGGGTCTGACCTGGAACGGTATCGAGTTTACGGACGCAATGTCTACATGGCTTTTCGTAGAGCTTGCCAGCAACTCGGTGGCAAGAAAATGGCTGTTTGCAAAGGGTCTATGGATGAAATGATGGTGGATCTTACGCACGTTGACTTTTTGGCAAATACTAGAGAAAACGGCAACTCCTTGGATCAAGTCTATGTGTATGGGAGCAGGAGCGGCGAAGCAACGACCTTGACGGAGGATCAAACCGGTGCTACTGCTACCGTGGTGTACGACAAGACGGCCTCACGCGACACTAAAGAGACACGATTGGTACGGAAAcaatatttcgaagctgCTAGTATGGCGCTGGCCATTCAAAACCAAATCTTAGAGCAGACAGGCTTTACAACAACACTGGGCGTGTCGAACTCTCCGATGTTGGCGAAAATTGCGAGTGGACTGAGAAAACCCGCCACCGTCAATATTTTGTACCCATGGGACGCGACCGAGCTTCTGGCAGGTATGCCCCTTCGAAAAGTATCCGGTTTTGGTCGACGAATGATGTACGCGCTACATCCATCCCTTGAAAGTTATTATGGATCACTTATTCCAACAGCTCGATCCAAGTCATCACCTTGTTGGACATGTAG TGATTTGCTACGGATTCCTGTCGAAGAAGTTGCCAGTTGCCTTTGCACCGTTAACGGACTTGAAGAAAAGGCAAG CCACGTGGCCTTGGAGCTATTGGAAAAATGCAAAGGAATTGACTCCAGCAAAGTGATAGATGACGATGGAGGACTTTCGAAGACTGTTTCGGTGGAAAATTCGTTTCGTCGTGGAACTGTGAGGACACTGAACGATCTAAACCACGAGTTATTGTCTCTTTGCAAAAGACTACCGCGACTACTGGACGAGCGGCTTAACTGTTCACCCTTCCCAAAGCGCGCGTTCCCTAGGACACTCCGTGTTACGGTCCGTTTCGTCAGCAGCCTGCGCCAGCAAGACGATAAGGCACATTCGCACACAAGGAGCAAACAAACCGCACTAGATGGCTATGCCTTCCTGTGCAAGCAAAACAACACAGCACAGGCTGCCTTCCTTATTCAGAATGCAAGTCCCATGGTGAAGACCCTTGTGCAAGGAAGCACTGGACGCATTAATGTAACACGCATGAACCTTGCCGTGTGCAACTTTTCTGATTTAGAGGACTTATCCACACCACCGACCTAG